A region of the Chryseobacterium gotjawalense genome:
CATAATGAGGAAACGTTAAAGATTGCTGAGAGCATTAGACAGAAAAGAAATAACTTTATCAATAAACCTGAAATTTACAGCCATTACGAAAAAGAACAGTTGAGGTTGAAAGCAGCAGGTGAGCAAAATTTTGTTGAGTATTTCAAAAAGTTAGCAGATAAGCGTAAAGCCTCAAACCACGATAATTGGATTTCTGCTTATAATTACCTCAAACAATTTACTAAAGGAGTTTTGCCGTTCAGTAAACTTAATGAGCAGTTTTTAGAGGATTTTAAGGAATATCTGCTAACAACAAAAAGTATTAAAAGCAAACAAATGATTAAGGTTACACTTTCTCAAAATTCTGCTGTTTCGTATTTCAATAAAGTTAAAGCCTCGATGAAACAGGCTTATAAAGATGGAATATTGCAGAACGATTTAAACGCTAAAATAAGCCCAATTAAGGCCAAAGAAACAAGGAGAGAGTATTTAACTATTGAGGAACTGAACAACCTTGTAAAAACACCTTGCAATAATGAATTATTAAAGCGTGCTGCTTTATTTTCTGCCTTAACAGGGTTGAGGTATTCAGATATTAAAAAATTAACTTGGTCTGAAATTGAATTTGTAAAGGGGCAAGGTTATTTCTTAAAGTTTGAGCAGGAAAAAACAGAGGGTATTGAGTATCTGCCAATATCTGAGCAGGCTGTTAGTCTTTGTGGTGAGGTTAGAGAGCCAAAGAGTATTGTATTTGATGGTTTAAGATATACTGCTTATCATTCCAAACATTTAGGGCAATGGTTAGGTGCAGCAGGCATTACTAAAGATATTACTTTTCATAATTTCAGACATACGTTTGCAACCTTGCAATTATTTAACGGTACAGATATTTACACGGTTTCAAAGATGTTAGGCCACAAAGATTTAAAAACCACTCAGGTTTATGCAAAGGTTGTAGATGAGGCCAAAAGAAAAGCAACAGGAAATATTAAGTTAGATTTTTAATAAAAAGCATAAAATACAAATGATAACAAAAGCAGTACAAAACTTATTTGATTTTATAGATTATCTATACAGTCAAACAGATTACTTTTTAAGCCAACAGCATTTAATTGATGAGGTAAACGAAATTAGAGCAGAGCAAAATAAGTTAAGGCCAACAAAGCATTTTAAGGACAAAGCGAAATTTGACAGTTTGCATAAGGATTTTTTAGAAAAATTGCCTGTTGTAGAAGCAAGTATTATTGTACCAATAAGGGAGAAAATAGAATTTTATGACATTGCAGACATTAGCACGCCAATAGTTAACCTTAATGCCTTAGGTGATTTATTAGAGTTGCAGCGGAACTTTGATGAGCAGGATTTATTAAAAATAAAAAAGGCCAAAAACCAATATATTATTTACAGGATTAAAACACGTTGGCAGGGTTACTTTTCCTTTGGTTTATTTTTTAGCGATTTAGACCGTGAGTTGTACGAATACTTTAAATTTTTTGAAGAGGATGATGAGGTTGATTATATTTCCAATAAACCGGTAAAGGTTGAAAGTTTTGAAGAGGCTGTACAATTGTTAACCGGCAAAGCTGTATATCAAAACATTAATTTTTCCTCCTTTACTAATTTCTTAGAACACTATAAAAAAGAGGTTGAGGATTTTGAATTTGATAACCGGCACAGTGAAGTAAAACGGATTATTGAACAGCAAAAAATGAAGTTAGAAGCAGCTACCTTTCAGAGCGAAATTGAGGAGGTTTTACAATTTGCTGAGAAAAGTGTAAAGGAATTAAAAAACAATCTTTTAAACGTATTCAATAACGAGAATTATAAAACAAAGGTTATTGATTCTGCACCAACTTTTTACAATAGGGTTAAAGCTTTATTAGAGTACGAAAAATTGTATAAGTCTGCATTGCCTGTACAACAGGATAAAACGGAGGCAATGAGTGAAAGTCTGGCAGAACCTCAGCTAAAAGATACAAAAGCAAAAAAACTTAATTCCTCATTAGTGGAGTACGGTTTTAATAATTTGGAAAAAGTTGAGAAATTAAGCGACAAAAGCAAGGGAAGAATTATTGAAGAAATTTCAGAAAAAGGTTTGCCTTATGCGGTTGCAATGTTAGATTATTTAGGATTCTTTAACCACCTTTTACTTAAATATTGCCATACTAAAGAAAGTATGTATAAATTGGTCTCAGGTATTATTTGCGACAAAGACAGCAGTCGTGCTATAAAGGGAAATTTAAATACTTTAAACATTAATTCTAAAGAGAGTAGAGAGCGCTATACTGCTCATCAATTCACTGAAACAGTAGAAAACTATTACCAACAATTAGAATAGGCGTAAAATTGGGAGTATTACCCAAAAATGCCCTGAAAAGACCCTAATATCATTGCAAAGTATAACAATCAAAAATACTTTGTAATGAATTTATCATTTGAACAATTACCCGAAGCGGTAACCAATCTAACCAAAGAGGTTAGCGCACTTAGACAGTTGCTTATTTCTAAAGAGCAGCACACTGAACAGCCGGAACAGTTTTTAACTATTCAGCAGGCAGCAGCATTTCTTAACCTTTCAGTACCTACAATGTACAGCAAGGTTTCTAAGCGTGAACTGCCTGTAATGAAGCGGAGCAAACGCCTGTATTTTTCCTTAACAGAATTAACGGAATACCTGAGAAATG
Encoded here:
- a CDS encoding tyrosine-type recombinase/integrase; this encodes MATKVALRQKTISKGRKSLYLDFYPPIINAETGEPTRREFLGLYLFIDKAELKKEMQSKGKSKEVIEQLQKDLKPLTSTEKKHNEETLKIAESIRQKRNNFINKPEIYSHYEKEQLRLKAAGEQNFVEYFKKLADKRKASNHDNWISAYNYLKQFTKGVLPFSKLNEQFLEDFKEYLLTTKSIKSKQMIKVTLSQNSAVSYFNKVKASMKQAYKDGILQNDLNAKISPIKAKETRREYLTIEELNNLVKTPCNNELLKRAALFSALTGLRYSDIKKLTWSEIEFVKGQGYFLKFEQEKTEGIEYLPISEQAVSLCGEVREPKSIVFDGLRYTAYHSKHLGQWLGAAGITKDITFHNFRHTFATLQLFNGTDIYTVSKMLGHKDLKTTQVYAKVVDEAKRKATGNIKLDF
- a CDS encoding helix-turn-helix domain-containing protein, which produces MNLSFEQLPEAVTNLTKEVSALRQLLISKEQHTEQPEQFLTIQQAAAFLNLSVPTMYSKVSKRELPVMKRSKRLYFSLTELTEYLRNGKKKTSAEIEAEADLYLSKNKKSAEL